The proteins below come from a single Chitinophaga pinensis DSM 2588 genomic window:
- a CDS encoding phosphatidylglycerol lysyltransferase domain-containing protein, with protein sequence MALKDRLKLGPLLRKLHWKELLAVLFILLAIYFFRQQRHELYSLGPAIERADRLWVIIGVLLTGGYILLQALMYRYSFRSVGGQLDLNRGTELFLKRNLLSIFLPAGGVSSLAYLPQSLRRSHINKQQVHQASGIYGFTGIFSVFLVGIPVVGYAILHDESMAEAVGGLIAICAVLGGVVWIVRSIQQRGAAYNLLAKYLPNAVRHVDEIFAFNLDRTSFINTILVSAGIEIVGIAHLYISMKATGAVPSLEAACVGYIVATIFLIVSPFLRGLGAIELSLAYLLTNYGFSSLQALEITLLYRLFEFWLPLVAGVVSFILKGRHLLLRLLPPVLIFLLGMVNIFSVLTPPLRGRLRLLRAYIPIESIHASNLLVVFLGLILLVTATFLFRGLRSAWIVALSVSLLSVVGHISKALDYEEAALAMGTVITLIITSSQYRVRSNRQLVNIGVITAISTLLVVLFFGTIGFYFLNARHFGMEFTWSRSLRASFHGFLLLEDDGLKPMTRFGREFLSAIRVLGVGAWAFLFYTIIRPYLPAGKHTNAALEKAHYYLSQYGSSAMDHFKVGDDKLLYVSEQYQGFIAYRIASSFAIVLEEPVCAEEVKLPLLQEFEQQCRTMGLRPAFYRVDEQSMYYFEHLRKKRLLIGQEGIVDVTAFTLSGKDKKSLRNGLNSLAAKGYVTKMHSAPLPPALVQELKEISDEWLAQYEVKEMTFSQGLFDVDEIREQDVITVTDADGRIAAFLNIIPDYAPGECTYDLIRKRTEAPGGCMDALIIALIQDAKEKGLQYLNLGLVPMSGIQQPQNTAEQVVKFAYEKIKAFRHYHGLREFKEKYATEWSNKYLVYEHDFDLIQLPGALSKVMRA encoded by the coding sequence ATGGCGTTGAAAGATAGATTGAAATTAGGACCCCTACTGAGAAAACTGCATTGGAAAGAATTGTTGGCCGTATTGTTTATCCTACTGGCGATTTACTTCTTCCGGCAGCAAAGGCATGAATTATATTCGCTTGGACCTGCCATAGAACGGGCTGACCGTCTTTGGGTAATCATAGGCGTCCTGCTGACGGGAGGCTATATTCTGTTACAGGCGTTAATGTACAGATATAGCTTCCGGTCAGTTGGAGGCCAGCTCGACCTGAACCGCGGAACGGAATTGTTCCTGAAAAGAAACCTGCTGAGTATTTTCCTGCCTGCGGGTGGGGTAAGTTCCCTGGCTTATCTGCCACAGAGCCTGCGTCGTAGTCATATCAACAAACAGCAGGTACACCAGGCATCCGGTATCTATGGTTTTACAGGTATTTTCTCCGTTTTCCTGGTAGGTATTCCAGTGGTAGGATATGCTATCCTGCATGATGAATCTATGGCGGAAGCTGTAGGCGGATTGATCGCCATCTGTGCCGTACTGGGAGGCGTTGTGTGGATCGTGCGTTCTATACAACAGCGGGGCGCCGCTTACAATCTGCTGGCAAAATATCTGCCTAATGCGGTACGCCATGTGGACGAGATCTTCGCATTTAACCTGGATCGTACTTCTTTTATCAATACTATCCTGGTATCAGCAGGTATTGAAATCGTAGGGATCGCACACCTGTATATCAGTATGAAAGCGACAGGCGCAGTTCCATCCCTGGAGGCTGCCTGTGTGGGATATATCGTGGCTACGATCTTCCTGATCGTATCGCCGTTTTTACGTGGTCTGGGAGCGATAGAATTGTCGCTCGCTTATCTGTTGACCAATTATGGCTTCTCTTCGCTGCAAGCGCTTGAAATAACCTTATTATACCGTCTTTTTGAATTCTGGCTGCCATTGGTAGCAGGGGTTGTGTCTTTTATCCTGAAAGGGAGGCATTTACTGCTGCGTTTATTACCGCCGGTGCTGATCTTTCTGCTGGGGATGGTAAACATCTTTTCTGTACTGACGCCTCCTTTACGTGGCCGTCTGCGATTGCTGCGCGCGTATATTCCTATTGAGAGTATTCATGCTTCCAACCTGCTGGTAGTTTTCCTGGGATTGATATTGCTGGTGACGGCTACCTTCCTGTTCAGGGGACTGCGCAGCGCCTGGATTGTTGCTTTGTCGGTATCGCTGTTGTCAGTGGTTGGACATATCAGTAAGGCACTGGACTATGAAGAAGCTGCCTTGGCGATGGGTACAGTAATTACATTGATCATCACCTCCAGCCAGTATCGGGTTAGAAGTAACCGGCAACTGGTCAATATCGGGGTGATTACGGCCATTTCTACTTTACTGGTCGTCTTGTTTTTCGGGACCATCGGGTTCTATTTCCTGAATGCCCGTCATTTTGGGATGGAATTTACCTGGTCACGATCGTTGAGAGCTTCTTTCCATGGGTTCCTCTTGCTGGAAGACGACGGACTGAAACCGATGACACGTTTCGGACGCGAGTTCCTGAGCGCGATCAGGGTGTTGGGTGTAGGCGCCTGGGCCTTCCTGTTTTACACGATCATCCGTCCTTATCTGCCGGCAGGCAAGCATACTAATGCGGCGCTGGAAAAAGCGCATTATTATCTGAGTCAGTATGGTAGTTCTGCGATGGATCATTTCAAAGTGGGAGATGACAAGTTGTTATATGTGTCTGAACAATACCAGGGTTTTATTGCCTACCGCATCGCAAGCAGTTTTGCGATCGTGCTGGAGGAACCGGTATGTGCAGAAGAGGTGAAGTTGCCATTGCTGCAGGAATTTGAGCAGCAATGCCGTACAATGGGGCTGAGACCTGCTTTTTATCGGGTGGATGAACAGAGTATGTATTACTTCGAACACCTGCGTAAAAAACGCCTGTTAATAGGGCAGGAGGGTATTGTAGATGTAACGGCATTTACGCTGAGTGGTAAGGATAAGAAATCCTTACGTAATGGGTTAAACAGTCTGGCGGCAAAAGGATATGTGACGAAGATGCATTCCGCACCATTGCCACCGGCATTGGTACAGGAATTGAAGGAGATATCAGACGAGTGGCTGGCGCAATATGAAGTAAAGGAAATGACGTTCTCCCAGGGATTGTTTGATGTAGATGAAATCCGTGAGCAGGATGTAATTACGGTGACGGATGCAGATGGAAGGATTGCGGCCTTCCTGAATATCATTCCTGACTATGCACCCGGTGAGTGTACGTATGACCTGATACGCAAACGTACCGAAGCGCCGGGCGGTTGTATGGATGCGCTGATCATTGCGCTGATACAGGATGCCAAAGAGAAAGGTTTACAATATCTGAATCTTGGTCTGGTACCTATGTCTGGTATACAACAGCCGCAGAATACTGCCGAACAGGTAGTGAAATTTGCTTATGAAAAAATAAAGGCTTTCCGTCATTACCATGGATTACGTGAGTTCAAAGAAAAGTATGCAACGGAGTGGTCCAATAAATACCTGGTATACGAACATGACTTTGATCTGATTCAGTTACCAGGTGCGTTGAGTAAGGTGATGAGAGCATAA
- a CDS encoding RagB/SusD family nutrient uptake outer membrane protein has translation MNLILNYKKIGCCLIVLIFTGITSCDNYLDVKPQGQIDQEASALDPATAQKLVIGVYNTMWEGNMHGFSYVGMTNIASDDADKGSNSGDDMPNSGALDNLTMDASVNTLNSIWSTFYLGVARANQALSTLEGSTLDETLKNQLIGEMRFLRAYFYFDLVRFFGGVPKIDRVITPQESNSAAFQTKASVDDIYAFIISDLEFALANVAAKGQANTGVGRANKAAAAGMLAKVMLYRQNWQRAFSLSDSIVTQKLGTYGLLDDYFQIWRETGANSIESIFEVQTGENSACEAAIANYAECQAPRAGGKFGWADLGWGFGTPSQSLSDEYEDGDRREAATIITIQPNGTFLWDGFRIPGRDSVENARYNYKSYHSQSAEANCGNRGRLPKNLRILRYAEILLIHAEAALALGSGGTAATDISALHPRAGLGPVTSVTREYIWHERRVELAMEHDRFFDLIRQDALAPGRAAAAFTAHGKTFNQRNKVFPIPQRQIDLGAGNLKQNDGYN, from the coding sequence ATGAATCTTATACTGAATTATAAAAAAATAGGGTGCTGCCTGATCGTACTGATATTTACAGGCATCACTTCCTGCGATAATTACCTGGATGTAAAACCGCAGGGACAGATAGACCAGGAAGCTTCTGCATTGGATCCTGCCACTGCACAGAAACTGGTGATCGGTGTCTATAACACCATGTGGGAAGGCAATATGCATGGTTTCTCTTATGTGGGGATGACCAACATTGCTTCTGATGATGCAGATAAGGGCAGTAACAGCGGGGATGATATGCCGAATTCCGGCGCCCTGGATAACCTGACAATGGATGCATCAGTCAATACGCTGAACAGTATCTGGAGTACCTTTTATCTGGGCGTAGCCCGTGCTAACCAGGCATTGTCTACACTGGAAGGCAGCACCCTGGATGAAACACTGAAAAATCAGCTGATAGGGGAAATGCGTTTCCTGCGCGCTTATTTCTACTTTGACCTGGTGCGTTTCTTTGGAGGTGTACCCAAGATAGACAGGGTGATCACGCCACAGGAATCGAATAGCGCTGCTTTTCAGACGAAAGCCAGCGTAGATGATATTTATGCGTTTATCATCAGTGACCTGGAATTTGCCCTGGCTAATGTAGCCGCAAAAGGACAGGCAAATACAGGTGTTGGCAGGGCCAATAAAGCAGCGGCAGCCGGTATGCTGGCGAAGGTGATGCTGTATCGTCAGAACTGGCAACGGGCTTTTAGTCTGAGTGATTCCATCGTTACACAGAAACTGGGTACTTATGGTTTACTGGACGACTATTTTCAGATCTGGAGAGAAACCGGCGCTAATAGTATTGAGTCTATTTTCGAAGTACAGACTGGAGAAAACTCCGCCTGTGAAGCCGCAATTGCCAACTATGCAGAATGTCAGGCGCCACGTGCAGGTGGTAAGTTCGGCTGGGCAGATCTGGGCTGGGGATTTGGTACGCCTTCTCAGAGTCTGTCAGATGAATATGAAGATGGCGACCGCAGAGAAGCTGCGACCATCATCACTATTCAGCCGAACGGCACTTTCCTGTGGGATGGTTTCCGTATACCCGGCAGAGACAGTGTGGAAAACGCCCGTTATAACTACAAATCTTATCACAGCCAGAGTGCAGAAGCGAACTGTGGAAACAGGGGCCGGTTGCCTAAAAATCTGCGTATACTGCGTTATGCTGAAATATTGCTGATACATGCAGAAGCAGCGCTGGCATTAGGTAGTGGAGGAACCGCTGCAACTGATATCAGTGCCTTACATCCACGCGCTGGTTTGGGTCCGGTGACAAGCGTTACCCGGGAATACATCTGGCATGAAAGGAGAGTGGAGCTGGCCATGGAACATGACCGCTTTTTTGACCTGATCCGTCAGGATGCACTGGCGCCTGGCAGAGCAGCAGCTGCATTTACAGCCCATGGGAAGACCTTTAATCAGCGTAATAAGGTATTTCCTATTCCGCAGCGTCAGATCGATCTTGGAGCCGGCAATCTGAAGCAGAATGATGGTTACAACTGA
- a CDS encoding SusC/RagA family TonB-linked outer membrane protein, producing MRTNGTKTAGILLLLSLAVGITASAQQSPAPGSSAVPNSMAEQEGPVKGTVKDNNGVGLIGVTIRVKGTSTGTTSGADGTFTINLPAGKDTLVFSYLGYVSQEVKAGAAPLNIILRTSESQLEQVVVVGYGTQRKKDLTGSIASVKGEDLLTQPVQTPTQAAQGRIAGVQVISSGQPNSQPQIRVRGTGSVLAGANPLYVVDGVLTDDIRNIATADILTMDVLKDASAAIYGVRAANGVIIITTRKGKAGTPQVRYDANVGFREAASLVEMASRDQYISYLTDAAPGKDPVNNPYVYNGRTNWYNEVLRKAFQMNHNISVSGGSEKSTYYLSAGYIQEDGIIQTNNFKRFTFRANNDVNITDQLKFTSMISYSRAISRDVELGDTYRNIYRAAPIVKALENGRYGNTSGWANVGNPLLAINKRNDGRGESRLQGNVALEYSPVSSLKLRSGFNADLKFGNDRIYAYRFLNDDATFLVAGGNQQNQNSRLTREEYRSQGWIWDNTITFDKTFDKHSLTLLAGSVTEGFYSTSLKGVRINVPEAEDLWYLDLGDPNVQSTIANVGDKYARQSFVGRVNYGYDGRYLLSASIRADGSSKFSERWGYFPTVGLGWVLSEESFLKDKGVFDFLKLRGSWGKLGNDNIPTNAYIAVTSVDAPYVFDGTVSLGGALKEVKDPFLKWEATTQYDVGFEFALLKSRLSGEIDYYNKKTTDALVVVNTPAILGDQDNSYITNAASFKNQGWEISLNWKDDITDDLSYTIGGNVTFNKNELTGLNGGQALQGGNVGQQSFVTRTDNGHPVGSFYVRDAIGIFQNQAEIDNYKGPSGNAIQPGAAPGDLKYRDVDGDGDIDDNDKIYAGSFQPKCFFGFNLGLNYKGLDLSANFYGNAGNKIYNGKKAFRFDPADNIEADYASKRWTSTNASTTDPRLITSGTPASTYFVESGTYVRLNNLMLGYTFSSKTMKLIGINSFRIYATSQNLFTLKKFSGFSPELPGGTIDDANATNNKSGILDAGIELSAYPTTRTFALGVNVSF from the coding sequence ATGAGAACTAATGGTACAAAAACAGCGGGCATATTGCTGTTGTTGTCACTGGCAGTGGGTATCACCGCCTCCGCACAGCAATCGCCTGCACCAGGAAGCAGCGCTGTCCCCAACAGCATGGCAGAACAGGAAGGCCCCGTGAAAGGAACAGTGAAAGACAACAATGGCGTAGGCCTTATCGGCGTGACCATCCGTGTAAAAGGTACTTCGACAGGTACCACCTCGGGAGCGGATGGCACCTTTACTATCAACCTTCCCGCAGGAAAAGATACCCTCGTATTTTCTTATCTCGGTTATGTCAGCCAGGAAGTAAAGGCCGGCGCTGCACCGCTCAATATCATACTCAGGACTTCCGAAAGCCAGCTGGAACAGGTCGTAGTCGTAGGTTATGGTACCCAGCGTAAGAAAGACCTGACCGGGTCGATCGCTTCTGTCAAAGGGGAAGACCTGCTTACCCAACCCGTACAGACGCCCACACAGGCAGCCCAGGGCCGTATAGCCGGGGTGCAGGTAATCTCCTCCGGACAACCCAATTCCCAGCCCCAGATCAGGGTACGTGGTACCGGTTCCGTACTGGCAGGCGCCAACCCGCTTTATGTAGTAGATGGAGTACTTACGGACGATATCCGGAATATCGCTACCGCAGACATCCTCACCATGGACGTGCTGAAAGACGCTTCCGCCGCTATCTATGGGGTACGTGCTGCCAATGGTGTCATTATCATCACCACGCGCAAGGGAAAGGCAGGTACGCCACAGGTAAGATATGACGCTAACGTGGGCTTCAGGGAAGCTGCCAGCCTCGTAGAGATGGCCAGTCGCGACCAGTACATCTCTTACCTCACAGATGCAGCGCCTGGTAAAGATCCTGTTAATAACCCATATGTATACAACGGTAGGACCAACTGGTACAATGAAGTGCTCCGGAAAGCTTTTCAGATGAACCATAATATCTCCGTATCCGGTGGGTCTGAAAAAAGCACCTATTACCTGAGTGCGGGATATATCCAGGAAGATGGTATCATCCAGACCAACAATTTCAAGCGTTTCACCTTCAGGGCCAATAATGACGTCAATATCACGGATCAGCTGAAGTTTACTTCCATGATCTCATATTCCCGTGCTATCTCCCGGGATGTGGAACTCGGAGATACTTACCGCAATATCTACAGGGCAGCGCCCATTGTTAAGGCGCTTGAAAATGGCCGTTATGGTAATACCTCCGGATGGGCCAACGTGGGTAACCCGCTCCTGGCTATCAACAAGAGAAATGATGGTCGCGGGGAAAGCCGTCTGCAGGGAAACGTAGCCCTGGAATATTCCCCGGTGTCTTCCCTGAAACTGCGTTCCGGTTTTAACGCCGATCTCAAATTCGGGAATGACCGGATCTACGCCTACCGCTTCCTCAATGACGACGCCACCTTCCTGGTAGCCGGTGGTAACCAACAAAACCAGAACAGCCGCCTCACCCGCGAAGAATACCGTTCACAGGGCTGGATCTGGGATAACACGATCACATTTGATAAAACATTCGATAAACACTCCCTCACATTACTGGCCGGTTCGGTAACGGAAGGTTTCTACAGTACCTCCCTCAAAGGGGTACGTATCAATGTGCCGGAAGCAGAAGACCTCTGGTACCTGGATCTGGGCGATCCCAATGTACAATCCACGATTGCTAACGTCGGTGATAAATATGCCCGTCAGTCATTTGTAGGTCGCGTGAACTACGGATATGACGGCCGCTACCTGTTAAGTGCCTCCATTCGTGCTGACGGTAGTTCTAAATTCAGCGAACGCTGGGGCTATTTCCCGACCGTCGGACTGGGTTGGGTATTGTCAGAAGAAAGTTTCCTGAAAGACAAAGGCGTCTTTGACTTCCTGAAACTGCGTGGTAGCTGGGGTAAACTGGGTAATGACAACATTCCTACCAATGCCTATATCGCGGTGACCAGCGTTGATGCACCCTACGTCTTTGACGGTACGGTCAGTTTGGGGGGTGCCCTGAAAGAAGTGAAAGACCCTTTCCTGAAATGGGAAGCCACTACACAGTATGATGTCGGTTTTGAATTTGCCTTGCTGAAAAGCAGATTGAGTGGTGAGATCGATTATTACAATAAAAAAACCACAGATGCACTGGTGGTAGTGAATACCCCCGCCATTCTCGGTGACCAGGATAATTCCTACATCACCAATGCAGCATCTTTCAAAAACCAGGGCTGGGAAATATCCCTGAACTGGAAAGATGATATCACCGATGACCTGAGTTATACTATTGGCGGTAATGTCACTTTCAATAAAAATGAACTGACAGGTCTTAACGGCGGACAGGCATTACAGGGTGGTAATGTCGGTCAACAGAGCTTTGTAACCCGTACAGACAACGGACATCCTGTTGGTAGTTTCTATGTAAGAGATGCCATCGGCATTTTCCAGAACCAGGCTGAAATTGATAATTATAAAGGCCCTTCAGGGAATGCGATCCAGCCAGGTGCTGCTCCCGGTGATCTTAAATACCGCGACGTAGACGGCGACGGTGATATTGATGATAATGACAAGATCTATGCAGGTTCTTTCCAGCCTAAATGCTTCTTTGGCTTTAACCTGGGACTGAATTACAAAGGGCTTGATCTCAGCGCCAATTTCTATGGCAACGCCGGTAACAAGATCTATAATGGTAAGAAGGCGTTCCGTTTTGATCCTGCGGATAATATAGAAGCTGATTATGCGAGCAAACGCTGGACAAGCACCAACGCTTCTACGACAGATCCGCGGCTGATCACATCTGGTACGCCTGCCTCCACTTATTTCGTAGAATCAGGCACTTATGTGCGTCTCAATAACCTTATGCTCGGATACACCTTCTCATCCAAAACAATGAAGCTGATCGGTATCAACAGCTTCCGCATTTACGCTACTTCGCAGAACCTGTTTACGCTGAAGAAATTCAGTGGTTTCAGTCCGGAGTTGCCTGGTGGTACGATTGATGACGCCAATGCGACCAACAACAAAAGCGGTATCCTGGATGCCGGTATAGAACTGAGTGCGTATCCAACTACCCGCACGTTTGCACTGGGTGTCAATGTCTCATTTTAA
- a CDS encoding AcvB/VirJ family lysyl-phosphatidylglycerol hydrolase, translating to MSGRKHLLLLLAIFAGATALKAQQRDLSKLPVTVKVPSTGAAEHPVVFYITGDGGMKKFSVDMVNTLASKGYPVIGLNALKYFWSKKTPAQAAGDVAALMQYYSTQWNNHSFLLIGYSMGADVLPFIYNSLPATLQSQVQHLVFMSPSSSTDMVVHLSDMLGKTSTPGSMNVPAAMNTISGKPLLLIFGQDEKDFDSKSLTINNYKQLVLPGGHHYNDDAVGVVQQILSHLLQR from the coding sequence ATGAGTGGAAGAAAACATCTGCTGTTGCTGCTGGCTATATTTGCCGGCGCAACAGCCTTGAAAGCACAGCAGCGGGATCTGAGTAAACTACCGGTAACAGTAAAGGTGCCGTCAACAGGAGCGGCGGAGCACCCGGTGGTATTTTACATTACCGGTGACGGAGGGATGAAGAAGTTTTCTGTGGATATGGTGAATACGCTGGCTTCGAAGGGATATCCTGTTATCGGACTGAACGCGCTGAAGTATTTTTGGAGCAAAAAGACGCCTGCACAGGCTGCGGGAGACGTAGCTGCTCTGATGCAGTATTATAGTACACAGTGGAACAATCACTCGTTTTTGCTTATCGGCTATTCAATGGGAGCGGATGTGCTGCCGTTTATATATAACAGTTTGCCGGCAACCTTACAATCACAGGTACAGCACCTGGTATTTATGTCACCTTCTTCCAGTACGGATATGGTGGTGCATTTATCTGACATGCTGGGCAAGACCAGTACACCGGGTAGTATGAATGTGCCGGCGGCGATGAATACCATTTCCGGCAAACCTTTATTGCTGATTTTTGGTCAGGATGAAAAGGACTTCGACAGTAAATCCCTGACGATTAACAATTACAAACAACTGGTATTACCCGGAGGTCATCATTATAATGATGATGCGGTAGGGGTGGTGCAACAGATCCTTTCGCACTTGCTTCAACGTTAA
- a CDS encoding LytTR family transcriptional regulator DNA-binding domain-containing protein: protein MNKHQSAFHIYSKGQRVRIPVRELQFVEIRADGCVLHLTHSHIISEETPERIWSCLPQDAFVAVRRKFMINLHYISGICDQYIHMNTGLITQRDRQTGKIGSHWLQPGRVA from the coding sequence ATGAATAAACACCAGTCCGCATTCCATATTTATTCCAAAGGACAGCGTGTCCGCATCCCCGTTCGTGAATTGCAATTTGTAGAAATCCGTGCAGACGGCTGTGTACTCCACCTGACGCATTCACACATTATTTCCGAGGAAACACCAGAGAGGATCTGGTCATGCCTGCCACAGGATGCTTTTGTGGCGGTAAGAAGGAAATTCATGATCAATCTTCACTACATCTCCGGTATCTGTGATCAGTATATTCACATGAACACCGGGCTGATTACCCAGCGGGACAGACAAACAGGCAAGATCGGTTCGCATTGGTTACAGCCAGGGCGTGTTGCTTAA
- a CDS encoding siderophore-interacting protein — MSYLKDKAQAFFMARMGKTASVIATEYIANNLLAVTLQLPDALKWRSCQHLKFEVDKSNCRDYTVAAWNETKQQATLLIDIGHEGAGSNWARQLQPGDTTLYVGPGGGFHQPTASTHLVCIGDASAVGHFTSLHSRKGAGQQLHTLICHHQPLPEQLLQMPVTTLLNYTSGVIEWLTKHELPLQDTTFYVAGQVRLVVQTRKLLKQSGASQIKPAGFWE, encoded by the coding sequence ATGTCATACCTGAAAGATAAAGCCCAGGCCTTTTTTATGGCCAGGATGGGAAAAACTGCAAGCGTTATTGCAACAGAATATATTGCCAACAACCTGCTCGCAGTCACTTTACAACTGCCGGATGCCCTGAAATGGCGCAGTTGTCAGCACCTGAAATTTGAAGTAGATAAATCTAACTGCCGGGACTACACGGTAGCTGCCTGGAATGAAACAAAACAACAGGCTACATTGCTGATCGACATCGGCCATGAAGGTGCAGGCAGCAACTGGGCCAGGCAATTACAACCTGGAGATACCACACTCTATGTAGGTCCGGGCGGCGGATTTCATCAACCCACTGCTTCCACACACCTGGTGTGTATCGGTGATGCAAGCGCGGTAGGTCATTTCACCTCACTACATTCCAGGAAAGGCGCAGGGCAACAGCTGCACACACTGATCTGTCATCACCAGCCCTTACCGGAACAACTACTGCAAATGCCCGTAACGACGCTGCTGAACTACACTAGCGGCGTTATTGAGTGGCTGACAAAACACGAACTGCCTTTACAGGATACAACGTTTTATGTGGCCGGACAAGTCAGGCTCGTTGTGCAGACGCGCAAGCTGCTGAAGCAATCAGGCGCATCACAGATCAAACCTGCCGGCTTCTGGGAATAG
- a CDS encoding response regulator transcription factor codes for MKNVRPNNVGQADEEGALETEGQGEANQLVQQLAKDISNIIFMDMDIPGLTPTEAASILKAAYPEMNIVLYSVHGKELSVSNVHPRQVTPEPSASLTNVFSQVYEAAMQTNLLAVQKVLAFFNRKNAGSQDHRYGLSPRELEVLDCLVNGDTYKKIAEHCHISVGTVRSHIMNIYRKLDVNSRSGAIVKAMQERLVGS; via the coding sequence ATGAAAAATGTGAGGCCTAATAACGTTGGGCAGGCTGATGAAGAGGGTGCTTTAGAGACAGAAGGACAAGGCGAAGCCAACCAACTTGTTCAACAGCTGGCAAAAGATATAAGCAATATAATATTCATGGATATGGATATTCCGGGATTAACACCAACCGAAGCCGCCAGCATATTAAAAGCAGCCTACCCGGAAATGAATATTGTACTGTATAGTGTTCATGGGAAAGAGTTGTCTGTCTCCAACGTACATCCACGTCAGGTTACTCCTGAACCGTCAGCTTCCCTGACTAATGTTTTTTCCCAGGTATATGAAGCCGCGATGCAAACTAACCTGCTCGCCGTGCAGAAGGTACTCGCATTTTTTAACCGTAAAAATGCCGGTAGCCAGGACCACCGTTATGGATTGTCACCTCGTGAACTGGAAGTACTCGATTGTCTTGTAAATGGAGATACCTATAAAAAAATCGCCGAACATTGCCATATCAGCGTAGGCACCGTACGCTCCCACATTATGAATATATACCGTAAGCTGGATGTAAATTCCCGGTCCGGCGCTATCGTGAAAGCCATGCAGGAGCGACTGGTTGGCAGTTGA
- a CDS encoding universal stress protein, with product MSKIMIAVDLSSYSAGVVAAGIELARSSKAPVVLLTILDKAGEVVPLIEAAGASSDELAAHLKQVVSSLEVYKDTYPDVDITVNAVLGSPNEDILEQVSEQGISTLVMGTHGRTGLDHLLIGSTAEFVIRHSQVPVLVVPYKRSKH from the coding sequence ATGTCAAAGATCATGATAGCTGTTGATCTTAGCAGCTATTCTGCAGGCGTTGTAGCTGCAGGTATAGAATTGGCCAGAAGTTCAAAAGCTCCGGTAGTATTATTGACCATCCTGGATAAAGCAGGAGAAGTAGTGCCGCTCATAGAGGCTGCAGGCGCGAGTTCAGACGAACTGGCCGCCCATCTGAAACAGGTAGTATCCAGCCTGGAAGTTTACAAAGACACTTATCCCGACGTAGACATTACAGTCAATGCCGTACTGGGTTCTCCCAATGAAGACATCCTGGAACAGGTGTCAGAGCAGGGTATCAGCACCCTGGTAATGGGTACGCATGGTCGTACAGGGCTTGATCACCTGCTGATCGGCAGTACGGCAGAGTTTGTAATCAGGCATTCCCAGGTGCCTGTACTGGTGGTTCCATACAAGCGTTCAAAGCATTAA